A region of the Bryobacteraceae bacterium genome:
TCGGCGTCAATCCCCGCGCCGCCGCGCGAAAATGGGGCGGGAGGAGCAACGCTTGGAAAACCTGCCGCTGTTTGCCGGGCCGGCGGCGCCGCGGGAGCGTCTGGCGGCGCGGCTGCGCGAGCTGGCCGCCGAGGGCATTTACTTCGGCACGAGCTCGTGGAAATACGAGGGCTGGATCGGCCAGATCTACACGCGCGAGCGTTACGTGACGCGCGGCCGCTTTTCTCAGAAGAAATTTGCCGACGAATGTCTGGCTGAATACGCCGAGGTATTTCCCGCCGTGGGCGGTGATTTTTCGTTTTATCAGTTCCCTTCCAAATCTTACTGGAAACGGCTGTTTTCTGTCGCGCCGCGCCACCTGAAGTTCGGGCTCAAGGTGCCGGAAACCATCACGGTGAAGGAATGGCCCGGCCATGCGCGCTACGGAGAACGCAGTGGAAAGCCGAACGAACACTACCTGGACGCGGAGCTTTTCCGCCGGGCGTTCCTGGAGCCGCTGGAGGACGAGGCGGACCGCATCGGTGTCCTGATCTTTGAGTTCGGCATGATGGGCAGGCGGCATTATGAAAATGTGGAGGCATTTGCCGCCGATCTGCGAAAATTCCTGCGCGCTCTGCCTGGCGGATGGCGCTACTCGGTGGAGGTGCGCAACCGGGAATATCTCGACAGGCCGTACTTTGATGCGCTGCGCGAGCGCGGCGCGGCGCACGTCTTCAACGCCTGGACCCGCATGCCGCCCCTCGACGAACAGGCGCGCATCGAAGCCGCCTACACGGCGGACTTCCTGGTGGCGCGGGCGCTGCTGCGCTACGGCCGCACCTACGAGCAGGCGGTGGCGATGTTTGAACCCTACGACCGCCTTCAGGAGGTGAACGAGAGCGCGCGCCGCGGCCTGCGAATGCTGGCCGAACGGGCGCGCCAAAACAGGCAGATGGCCTTCCTGTTTGTCAACAACCGTCTGGAGGGCAATGCGCCGGCGACGATTCAGGCGGTGGTCGACTCGCTTCCTCCGAGCTCCCAGTGATCGCCCGCAAAGCGGCCCATGCTCTCGTCCCAGATGCCGAACTTCGCCGCCATCTGGCCGCCGTCCACCAGCAACGTGGCTCCGGTGATGTAGGAGGCCAGCGGGGAGGCCAGAAACGCGATGGCCGCGGCCACTTCCTCCGGCGCGCCGCCACGGCCGAGCGGGACATGGCGGAAGTATTCCCGCAGCAGCCTGGCCTGCTCGAAGTGAGCGGCGGTGAGGTCCGTGCGGATCAGGCCGGGGCAGACGGCGTTGACGCGGATGCCGAAAGGCCCAAGCTCGTTGGCCGCGGTGCGCAGCAGCCCGAGCAGCCCGGCCTTGGTGGCATTGTAGGCGGCGAGGTCCGCCTCTCCATCGAAGGAATTCGTGCTCGCCGTGAGCACGATGGAACCGCGACGGCGCGGTTTCATCTGTTGTGCCGCCAGGCGCACCGTGTGGAAGGCGCCGGTGAGATTGATGTCAAGAAGGCGGCGCCATTCCTCATCCTGGGTCTCATCGAGCCGCCGGAAAATGGCGGTGCCCGCGTTGGCGACGACGACATCGAGCGGGGCGGCCCGCGCAATGGCGGCCTCGAGCGCCACAGGGTCGCGGACATCCACGGGCGGATCCCCCTCGATGTCGGCGATGTAGACCTCCGCGCCGCAGGCGCGCAGCGCGGCGGCGGCCGCCGCTCCGATGCCCCGCGCCCCGCCCGTCACCAGCGCCCGCTGTCCGGACAGATCGATCCGCATGTGCCGCATTCTACCGCCGGAGCGTTCTCGCGGCTGTGGCACACTGGAAGGTTCGCATGGGAAACGTCAAGATCGAACTGGCCAGCCAGCGGAAGATCCGGACGCGCAACAAGCTCTA
Encoded here:
- a CDS encoding beta-ketoacyl-ACP reductase — its product is MRIDLSGQRALVTGGARGIGAAAAAALRACGAEVYIADIEGDPPVDVRDPVALEAAIARAAPLDVVVANAGTAIFRRLDETQDEEWRRLLDINLTGAFHTVRLAAQQMKPRRRGSIVLTASTNSFDGEADLAAYNATKAGLLGLLRTAANELGPFGIRVNAVCPGLIRTDLTAAHFEQARLLREYFRHVPLGRGGAPEEVAAAIAFLASPLASYITGATLLVDGGQMAAKFGIWDESMGRFAGDHWELGGSESTTA